The Methanolacinia paynteri genome includes a region encoding these proteins:
- the pyrF gene encoding orotidine-5'-phosphate decarboxylase: MGRLQKTYTERADHADNPAAKRLLLLMEEKKTNLCVAADDTCANRILELAEALGPDIAVFKTHVDIIEDFDQSFPSRLREIAEKYNFMIFEDRKFADIGNTVRLQYSKGIYRICEWADLVNVHAVPGKGVVEGITEVNRNLDDGIARGILMISQMSSKGTLATGEYTRAAVSMANQYREDCAGHIGAGSDPAMIAELAAISDDGHLIMTPGVSISVDSDGFGQKYATPGDAISAGSDCIIVGRGIYASEDPVSEAGKYRRIAWEAYLKRTGKK, translated from the coding sequence ATGGGACGGCTTCAGAAGACATATACGGAGCGGGCGGATCACGCAGATAATCCTGCAGCAAAAAGGCTGCTTCTGCTCATGGAGGAAAAAAAGACCAACCTGTGTGTTGCTGCAGACGATACGTGTGCGAACCGCATTCTTGAACTCGCCGAGGCGTTGGGACCGGATATTGCAGTTTTCAAGACCCATGTGGACATAATAGAAGATTTCGATCAAAGCTTTCCGTCCAGGCTGCGCGAGATCGCAGAGAAATATAATTTCATGATATTCGAAGACCGCAAATTCGCGGATATCGGAAATACCGTGCGGCTTCAGTACTCAAAGGGTATCTACAGGATATGCGAGTGGGCGGATCTGGTCAATGTTCACGCAGTTCCCGGAAAAGGTGTCGTCGAAGGCATAACCGAAGTCAACAGGAACCTTGACGACGGGATCGCACGTGGTATACTGATGATCTCACAGATGTCATCAAAAGGGACTCTTGCGACAGGCGAATACACCCGGGCTGCAGTCTCGATGGCAAACCAATACAGGGAAGACTGCGCAGGCCATATCGGTGCAGGTTCCGACCCGGCGATGATCGCAGAGCTCGCGGCCATCTCGGATGACGGGCACCTCATAATGACGCCGGGCGTCAGCATTTCAGTCGATTCCGACGGTTTCGGCCAGAAGTATGCAACTCCCGGGGATGCGATATCTGCAGGTTCAGACTGCATAATCGTCGGCAGGGGGATATATGCGTCCGAAGACCCGGTGTCCGAGGCCGGGAAGTACCGCAGGATCGCGTGGGAAGCTTACCTTAAGAGAACCGGCAAAAAGTAA
- a CDS encoding MFS transporter, with protein sequence MKSRFTARVALFIAVLAGFLTPFDSSAVNIALPTIGAEYSMDAITLSWVATAYLLTSAVFLVPAGRIADIVGRKKVFKIGLSVFTIASFLMVFSVSEVMIIVLRVIQGAGSALIFGTAVAILTSTVAPAERGKSLGIYITSVYLGLAIGPFLGGLLTGYFGWRSIFLINVPIGLFTLAMIHLMMKEEWADAKGERFDLAGSLLYGFSLVGVMYGLSLLPDAAGYIIALTGAVLLAVFVWWEIHEKSPLLEMKLFIENRVFAFSNLAALINYSATFAVTFFMSLYLQYVRGLSPEFAGLILIIQPVTQAVISPFAGKLSDRVEPGIIASAGMALNAFGLFLLVFISDSTPFVLFAAVLAVLGLGFGLFSSPNLNAIMTSVEKKYYGVASGMQGTMRLIGQMLSMGMATMILAFFIGRVVITPDNHVQFISGMHAAFALFTVLCIVGVFFSLIRGKLRAGE encoded by the coding sequence ATGAAAAGCCGGTTCACTGCCAGGGTCGCACTCTTCATCGCGGTTCTGGCCGGATTCCTGACGCCGTTCGATTCTTCGGCGGTAAATATCGCCCTCCCGACGATCGGGGCCGAATATTCGATGGATGCTATAACCCTGAGCTGGGTTGCTACCGCTTACCTGCTTACATCCGCCGTATTCCTTGTACCGGCAGGGAGAATCGCGGACATAGTCGGGAGGAAGAAAGTCTTCAAGATCGGGCTTTCTGTCTTCACGATCGCTTCGTTTCTGATGGTCTTCTCGGTATCCGAGGTGATGATCATAGTCCTCCGCGTTATACAGGGAGCAGGGTCGGCGCTGATCTTCGGAACCGCCGTCGCTATACTAACTTCGACGGTGGCCCCGGCCGAGAGAGGAAAATCGCTCGGCATATACATAACGTCGGTTTACCTCGGCCTCGCTATCGGACCGTTCCTCGGCGGTCTGCTCACCGGTTATTTCGGGTGGAGGTCGATATTCCTGATCAACGTCCCGATCGGCCTCTTCACGCTGGCGATGATCCACCTGATGATGAAGGAGGAATGGGCGGATGCAAAAGGGGAGCGTTTCGATCTTGCCGGCTCGCTGCTTTATGGCTTTTCACTTGTCGGGGTCATGTACGGGCTCTCACTCCTTCCGGACGCGGCAGGCTACATCATCGCACTTACCGGCGCCGTCCTCCTGGCCGTCTTTGTATGGTGGGAGATTCACGAGAAGAGCCCGCTTTTGGAGATGAAGCTGTTCATCGAAAACAGGGTGTTCGCCTTCTCCAACCTTGCCGCACTGATCAATTACAGCGCCACGTTCGCGGTGACTTTCTTCATGAGTCTCTATCTCCAGTATGTGAGGGGGCTTTCGCCTGAATTCGCAGGGCTGATTCTCATAATACAACCGGTGACACAGGCGGTGATCTCGCCGTTCGCCGGAAAGCTTTCCGACCGCGTAGAACCGGGAATTATCGCTTCGGCCGGTATGGCCTTGAATGCATTCGGCCTTTTTCTGCTGGTATTCATATCCGACAGCACCCCGTTCGTTCTTTTCGCTGCGGTGCTCGCCGTACTGGGTCTCGGCTTCGGTCTGTTCTCCTCACCCAACCTGAATGCGATCATGACATCGGTGGAGAAGAAGTATTACGGAGTCGCTTCGGGGATGCAGGGCACGATGAGGCTCATCGGGCAGATGCTCTCCATGGGAATGGCCACCATGATCCTCGCCTTCTTCATCGGCAGGGTAGTGATCACGCCCGACAATCACGTCCAGTTCATATCGGGTATGCATGCCGCTTTCGCCCTCTTCACAGTGCTGTGCATCGTAGGCGTTTTCTTTTCGCTGATCAGGGGAAAGCTGAGGGCCGGGGAATAG
- the rsgA gene encoding ribosome small subunit-dependent GTPase A, with the protein MSTGSGQDGGLPPKYKLEDLGWDDSLASAFKKYGDPYIPGRVSSRHKTVSDVLTSSGLVQAGASGALHRIGKLPAVGDFVVLLPVPEAGTYTIVDILPRKTVFTRGVPGKDGSDQVIAANIDTVFIVTAIGPDFNSRRIERYLAIAHSSGAKPVILVNKADLSEDPDSVIESLSRSTSGVPVIAISALTHSGLSQLEPFLAPGTTVALIGSSGVGKSTLINALLEKEIQATGVNRESDGKGRHKTTVRQLFILDNGALVIDNPGLREVGLGTSGSGMSEAFPDIIELAAGCRFSDCRHENEPGCAVRQAVADGILPQERLDNFIRLSRELEFQQEKAEIGSARLERKRWKGISKAARDIGELKRR; encoded by the coding sequence ATGAGCACCGGTTCCGGACAGGATGGCGGGCTTCCGCCAAAATATAAATTAGAAGACCTGGGGTGGGACGATTCGCTTGCTTCGGCATTTAAAAAATACGGAGATCCCTATATTCCGGGAAGAGTATCGAGCCGGCACAAGACGGTCTCTGATGTATTGACGTCTTCCGGACTTGTGCAGGCGGGTGCCTCGGGAGCACTCCACAGGATCGGAAAGCTCCCGGCGGTCGGCGATTTCGTGGTTCTTCTCCCGGTGCCTGAAGCGGGAACATATACTATAGTGGATATCCTCCCCAGGAAGACGGTGTTCACACGCGGAGTTCCCGGAAAGGACGGGAGCGACCAGGTGATCGCCGCAAATATCGATACTGTCTTTATAGTTACGGCGATCGGACCCGACTTCAACTCCCGGCGAATTGAGAGGTATCTCGCCATCGCCCACTCCTCCGGTGCGAAGCCTGTTATTCTCGTCAACAAGGCCGACCTTTCGGAAGACCCGGACTCGGTTATCGAATCGCTTTCCCGGTCCACATCCGGGGTACCGGTAATCGCGATCAGTGCTCTCACGCACTCGGGATTATCACAGCTCGAGCCGTTCCTCGCACCCGGCACGACTGTCGCACTCATCGGGTCTTCGGGAGTCGGCAAATCCACGCTGATAAACGCCCTCCTGGAAAAAGAGATCCAGGCCACAGGAGTTAACCGCGAATCCGACGGGAAAGGACGCCACAAAACCACCGTCCGCCAGCTGTTCATTCTCGACAACGGAGCGCTCGTCATCGACAACCCGGGACTGAGAGAGGTCGGACTGGGTACTTCGGGGTCGGGAATGAGCGAGGCATTCCCTGACATCATTGAACTTGCAGCAGGGTGCAGGTTCTCGGACTGCAGGCACGAGAACGAGCCGGGCTGTGCGGTTCGACAGGCGGTTGCAGACGGCATCCTCCCGCAGGAGCGGCTCGACAACTTTATCAGGCTCTCAAGAGAGCTTGAATTCCAGCAGGAAAAGGCGGAGATAGGCTCTGCAAGACTTGAGCGGAAAAGATGGAAGGGGATCAGTAAGGCGGCCCGTGACATCGGCGAACTTAAAAGAAGATAA
- a CDS encoding condensation domain-containing protein, whose translation MNPERAPAPPFDIFNIYFDKIYDPTMHLCFSLDSRIDEERFRSAFMLALDSDPYLSSRYVEKNGAAYWERISREKYEKAFSFHVVGEGDLAPPDVPPGFVDVYSGPPAAAAVFRAEGKGDVVTVSIHHGCSDVRGLIDLASFLFTVYRKLGEDPAYVPEFRGWYDRDAKKILEKFSEEDIEKEAGREKRIVDRWAFPFEYRGRGTPRYAFRIFPEERLSAVKEFGKRYGATVNDVLIAAYILALIEIRDDPSDRNNQRGVLSSADMRRHLREKGEYSVENLSIAEMIEIVAVEGEGLGDAVRKVAEITKERKAGAFGAFDIKFYEDLYASGLGAIRDFFNEIISGYDTIPLKNPVFSNIGIIDDGRFDPGPGRDGSALNIEYAMFLPVICWPLGFLLCASTWKGSLSLQCGYEDGPYSAEKIGMFLDLIDRLLP comes from the coding sequence ATGAATCCCGAAAGAGCCCCTGCCCCGCCTTTTGACATATTCAATATATACTTCGACAAGATCTACGACCCGACAATGCATCTCTGCTTCAGCCTCGACAGCCGGATCGACGAGGAGAGATTCAGGTCCGCCTTCATGCTCGCCCTCGATTCAGATCCGTATCTTTCGTCGCGTTACGTGGAGAAGAACGGTGCCGCGTACTGGGAGAGAATCTCGCGGGAAAAATACGAAAAGGCGTTCAGCTTCCATGTTGTGGGCGAGGGCGACCTGGCACCGCCTGACGTTCCGCCGGGATTCGTGGATGTATACTCCGGCCCTCCGGCTGCTGCTGCGGTATTCCGGGCGGAAGGGAAAGGTGATGTCGTCACTGTAAGTATCCACCACGGGTGCAGCGATGTTCGCGGGCTTATCGATCTCGCATCTTTCCTCTTTACGGTCTACCGGAAGCTCGGTGAAGATCCTGCTTACGTCCCTGAATTCAGGGGATGGTACGACAGGGATGCAAAAAAGATCCTGGAAAAGTTTTCTGAAGAGGATATAGAGAAAGAGGCCGGAAGGGAGAAGAGGATTGTCGACCGGTGGGCGTTTCCGTTCGAGTACAGGGGACGCGGGACTCCCCGGTACGCGTTCAGGATCTTTCCCGAAGAGAGGCTGTCGGCGGTGAAGGAGTTCGGAAAGAGATATGGTGCGACTGTAAATGATGTCCTGATCGCGGCATACATCCTCGCTCTCATTGAAATCAGGGACGATCCGTCCGACAGGAATAATCAGAGGGGCGTTCTTTCTTCCGCCGATATGAGGCGGCATCTCCGGGAAAAAGGGGAGTATTCGGTCGAAAATCTTTCGATCGCCGAGATGATCGAGATCGTGGCAGTGGAAGGTGAAGGACTGGGAGATGCCGTACGGAAGGTCGCGGAGATAACAAAGGAGAGGAAAGCCGGGGCGTTCGGTGCATTCGATATAAAATTCTACGAAGACCTCTATGCCAGCGGGTTAGGTGCCATAAGGGACTTTTTCAACGAGATAATCTCCGGTTATGATACGATCCCGCTCAAGAACCCTGTCTTTTCAAACATCGGCATAATCGACGACGGGAGGTTCGACCCCGGACCGGGACGGGACGGATCTGCCCTGAATATAGAATATGCAATGTTTCTCCCGGTGATATGCTGGCCGCTCGGTTTTCTGCTGTGTGCGTCCACGTGGAAGGGATCGCTTTCCCTTCAGTGCGGATATGAGGACGGGCCGTATTCAGCTGAAAAGATCGGGATGTTTCTCGACCTTATCGACAGGCTTCTTCCCTGA
- a CDS encoding HEAT repeat domain-containing protein produces MCKSERVSLLIEGLYGPDKAERAKCMDGLVECGKTAVIPLINLLDNNSWVIRYRAAEALGLIGDERAVTALTGSLHDEKDHVRYMAAKGLGMFGKKESSISLLPLLRDENEYVRRITAVSLGNIGTSSSAKAALETAVKIEKDSSALDAMKQALEKIS; encoded by the coding sequence ATGTGTAAAAGCGAGAGAGTCAGTCTCCTGATCGAAGGGCTTTACGGGCCGGACAAAGCCGAGAGGGCAAAATGCATGGACGGGCTTGTCGAATGCGGGAAGACCGCCGTCATACCCCTGATTAATCTCCTCGACAATAATTCTTGGGTTATCAGGTACAGGGCTGCGGAGGCCCTCGGCCTGATCGGAGACGAACGGGCGGTGACTGCACTTACAGGATCGCTCCATGACGAAAAGGACCATGTCCGTTACATGGCGGCAAAGGGCCTCGGGATGTTCGGAAAGAAGGAGTCGTCGATCTCGCTTCTCCCCCTCCTCAGGGATGAAAACGAATATGTCCGGAGGATAACCGCGGTCTCACTCGGTAATATTGGAACTTCGTCAAGCGCAAAGGCAGCTCTTGAAACGGCCGTAAAGATCGAAAAAGACTCTTCAGCGCTTGATGCAATGAAACAGGCTCTTGAGAAAATTTCATAG
- a CDS encoding sensor histidine kinase, producing MMQVLVIDNQNPVLDATKAYLENNPGFSVDAVESAYDGLKLMKNSRYDVVLSGCRMPGTDEPDFLKTIRNSGFDMPLVILTGRSREDLGLDALNEIADFSPGTEGDPKARIAMLTGLIRHVVNMKMIEKELPEVSRQFRNVTEFLPDATFVIDSGGRIIVSNSEMEKMTGIPGHRTLGKDHNIYSEAIYGEKRPMLVDLIDSIGDYAEFGYKNIQRDKGTISGEVHLPIIKGGTGGYFWGKASLLYGPDGNMTGAIESIRDITELRKNEACLSEALEEKNVMIKEIHHRVRNNLQIISALIQLQQSESEDENLKTELDKLNNRIFTMATAYEMLLDNKDTNYCRINVKNLVNSLLPGLSFLQPVPYQLSFDMNIFDEYFDLDTSVSVGLILNELLSFILMCPAGAAKEVTIRISMEWDGEKIVKLVVSSEDLEFSDDFDISCSNELGARLLSLIVEKGLKGNIGMNRDSGIAVIIRFAYSGSDFTASNAIHGSVPG from the coding sequence ATGATGCAGGTACTGGTCATAGATAATCAGAACCCGGTTCTTGATGCAACTAAAGCATATCTTGAAAATAATCCCGGCTTCTCTGTTGATGCCGTAGAGTCGGCATATGATGGCCTGAAGCTGATGAAAAACTCCAGATATGATGTTGTACTCTCCGGTTGCCGAATGCCCGGGACAGACGAACCTGATTTTTTAAAGACAATTCGCAACAGCGGATTCGATATGCCCCTTGTTATATTAACCGGAAGAAGCAGGGAGGACCTCGGCCTGGATGCCCTTAACGAGATAGCCGATTTCTCTCCCGGGACAGAAGGAGATCCTAAGGCCCGGATTGCGATGCTTACAGGACTAATTCGCCATGTTGTAAATATGAAGATGATAGAAAAAGAATTGCCGGAAGTCAGCCGGCAGTTCCGAAACGTCACTGAATTCCTTCCCGACGCAACCTTTGTTATCGATAGCGGAGGGAGAATAATCGTCTCAAACAGCGAAATGGAGAAGATGACAGGAATTCCCGGGCACCGGACACTGGGAAAAGATCACAATATTTATTCAGAGGCTATTTACGGCGAAAAGAGGCCTATGCTTGTCGATCTGATCGATAGCATAGGTGATTACGCAGAGTTTGGTTATAAAAATATACAAAGGGATAAAGGGACAATAAGCGGCGAGGTTCATCTTCCGATTATAAAAGGCGGTACAGGAGGCTATTTTTGGGGAAAGGCTTCCCTTCTTTACGGTCCGGACGGAAATATGACGGGAGCCATCGAATCCATTCGTGACATTACCGAACTCAGGAAAAACGAGGCCTGCCTGTCTGAGGCTCTTGAGGAGAAAAATGTAATGATCAAAGAGATTCATCACAGGGTCAGAAACAACCTCCAGATCATATCAGCCCTGATTCAGCTCCAGCAGTCAGAATCCGAGGATGAAAATCTAAAAACCGAACTGGATAAACTGAATAACCGTATATTTACAATGGCAACGGCCTACGAGATGCTCCTGGATAACAAAGATACAAATTATTGCCGTATAAATGTCAAAAACCTGGTGAACAGCCTCTTACCCGGTTTGTCCTTTCTCCAACCGGTCCCATACCAATTATCCTTTGATATGAATATATTCGATGAATACTTTGATCTGGATACATCGGTTTCAGTCGGCCTTATACTGAATGAATTGCTTTCCTTTATCCTAATGTGTCCGGCCGGCGCCGCAAAAGAGGTGACTATTCGAATTTCAATGGAATGGGATGGAGAGAAAATAGTTAAACTGGTTGTCTCTTCCGAAGACCTGGAATTTTCCGATGATTTTGACATATCCTGTTCAAACGAGCTGGGAGCCAGGCTTCTATCATTAATCGTGGAAAAGGGCCTCAAAGGCAATATCGGGATGAACAGGGATTCCGGAATAGCCGTTATCATCAGGTTTGCGTACAGCGGATCTGATTTTACGGCTTCGAATGCCATACATGGCTCTGTTCCCGGCTAA